A single window of Archangium gephyra DNA harbors:
- a CDS encoding cytochrome P450 encodes MELLDQPAVNGGAGSGVPRAPVKFNLFDPAFHADPYEVYARLREEDPVHRTVMGAWVITRYADVKTLLRDNTFGVFDIPTRIERKSQFLEKKNMGELRTLAQAMRRWLMLCDPPDHTRLRSLVNRSFTPGAVESLRPRVQEMVDRLLARVRHTGRMDIVNDLACPLAVTMIASMLGVPEEAHASVTRWADGLSRVLDPLRSLEQYAEMNNVAQEFLAYFRELFAERRRHPREDLISSLIAVTDQGDKLTEDEMLSVCMLLFIAGEKTTVNLIGNGTLALLKNRGEMERLRQDPSLIRGAIDEMLRYDSPVQLNTRVPKKDVTLHGKTIPAGDLIYFSLGSANRDPTQFPDPDRFDITRREKGHLAFSGGIHYCLGAALALIEGQVAFSTLVREFPDLELVPGEIDWQKEIIFRGPQTLPVTFSP; translated from the coding sequence GTGGAGCTGTTGGACCAGCCCGCCGTGAACGGTGGAGCCGGGAGCGGTGTGCCGCGCGCTCCCGTCAAATTCAACCTCTTCGACCCCGCCTTCCACGCGGACCCGTACGAGGTCTACGCCCGCCTCCGCGAGGAGGATCCGGTCCACCGGACCGTCATGGGCGCCTGGGTCATCACCCGCTACGCGGATGTGAAGACGCTGCTGCGGGACAACACCTTCGGTGTCTTCGACATCCCGACGCGCATCGAGCGCAAGAGCCAGTTCCTCGAGAAGAAGAACATGGGGGAGCTGCGCACGCTCGCCCAGGCCATGCGCCGCTGGCTCATGCTGTGCGATCCGCCCGACCACACGCGGCTGCGCAGCCTGGTCAACCGCTCCTTCACCCCGGGGGCCGTCGAGTCCCTGCGCCCGCGTGTGCAGGAGATGGTGGACCGGCTGCTGGCCCGGGTGCGCCATACCGGCAGGATGGACATCGTCAACGACCTGGCCTGCCCGCTGGCGGTGACGATGATCGCCAGCATGCTCGGGGTGCCCGAGGAGGCACACGCCTCGGTGACGCGCTGGGCCGATGGCCTCTCGCGCGTGTTGGATCCCCTGCGCTCGCTCGAGCAGTACGCCGAGATGAACAACGTGGCGCAGGAGTTCCTCGCCTACTTCCGGGAGCTCTTCGCCGAGCGCCGGCGCCACCCGCGCGAGGACCTCATCAGCAGCCTCATCGCCGTCACGGACCAGGGCGACAAGCTCACCGAGGACGAGATGCTCTCGGTGTGCATGCTGCTGTTCATCGCGGGCGAGAAGACGACGGTGAACCTCATCGGCAATGGCACGCTCGCGCTGCTCAAGAACCGGGGCGAGATGGAGCGGCTGCGGCAGGATCCGTCCCTCATCCGCGGCGCCATCGACGAGATGCTCCGCTACGACAGCCCGGTGCAGCTCAACACGCGCGTGCCCAAGAAGGACGTCACCCTGCACGGGAAGACGATTCCGGCGGGGGATTTGATCTACTTCTCGCTGGGCTCGGCCAACCGCGACCCCACCCAGTTCCCCGACCCGGACCGGTTCGACATCACGCGCCGCGAGAAGGGCCACCTCGCCTTCTCCGGCGGCATCCACTACTGCCTGGGCGCGGCGCTGGCCCTCATCGAGGGGCAGGTCGCCTTCAGCACGCTCGTGCGCGAGTTCCCCGACCTGGAGCTCGTGCCCGGGGAGATCGATTGGCAGAAGGAAATCATCTTCCGCGGTCCGCAGACGCTCCCCGTCACGTTCAGCCCCTGA
- a CDS encoding AMP-binding protein produces MASASIEGVGFRNLIELVRERAERHPDRLAYVFLEDGETESQALTFGELEQRVRAVAARLQALGAADQRALLLYQPGLDFIVAFLGCVCARVVAVPAYPPRNNQNLHRLRTVIEDAGAGWVLTTSSLMSNLGTQFQRVPELGSLRWLSTDDVPTQERDAWKTPEVSGDTLAFLQYTSGSTGAPKGVMVSHGNVLHNERMIELTFGHSERTLFAGWLPLFHDMGLIGNVLQPLYLGIKSVLMPPAAFIQKPARWLHAISRYRATTSGGPNFAYDLCARKVSPEQRVGLDLSSWEVAFNGAEPVRASTFVRFTETFKDHGLKPSAFYPCYGMAETTLVVSGGSAAKPIIRNVAAVALEEGRVVEVEGGPASDGTRALVSCGRSWLEKVRVVDPTTRTVCPEDRVGEVWVSSGSVAQGYWNRPEQTEESFRARLAGTGEGPFLRTGDLGFFRGEELVITGRLKDVIIIRGRNHYPQDIEQTVEECHPALKASGGAAFSIEVEDEERLVVIQEVERSYLRNLDVADVTASIRQAVAEQHELHVHAVVLIKTSSILKTSSGKIQRQACRKAFLEGTLSVVGQWVENLHAERSAAPAVQQGVYTEEAIQSWLLGRMAQYLGIAAEEIDVKDPFARYGLDSAVAVSLTGELAGWLGREFEPTLFWEHPSAEVLARHLVNELKQ; encoded by the coding sequence CGCGCGTTGTTGCTGTACCAGCCGGGCCTGGACTTCATCGTCGCGTTCCTCGGCTGTGTGTGCGCGCGGGTGGTGGCGGTGCCGGCGTATCCGCCCCGCAACAACCAGAACCTCCACCGGCTGCGGACCGTCATCGAGGACGCGGGCGCGGGTTGGGTGCTCACCACGTCCTCGTTGATGTCCAACCTGGGCACCCAGTTCCAGCGCGTGCCCGAGCTGGGCTCGCTGCGCTGGCTGTCCACGGACGACGTCCCCACGCAGGAGCGGGACGCCTGGAAGACGCCGGAGGTGAGCGGGGACACGCTCGCGTTCCTCCAGTACACCTCGGGCTCCACGGGCGCGCCCAAGGGCGTGATGGTGTCGCACGGGAACGTGCTGCACAACGAGCGGATGATCGAGCTGACCTTCGGGCACAGCGAGCGCACCCTCTTCGCCGGGTGGCTGCCGCTGTTCCACGACATGGGGCTCATCGGCAACGTGCTGCAGCCGCTCTACCTGGGCATCAAGTCCGTGCTGATGCCGCCCGCGGCGTTCATCCAGAAGCCCGCGCGGTGGCTGCACGCCATCTCCCGCTACCGGGCCACGACGAGCGGCGGGCCCAACTTCGCGTATGACCTGTGCGCCCGCAAGGTGTCTCCCGAGCAGCGGGTGGGGTTGGACTTGAGCAGCTGGGAGGTCGCCTTCAACGGCGCCGAGCCCGTGCGCGCCAGCACGTTCGTGCGCTTCACGGAGACCTTCAAGGACCACGGCCTGAAGCCCTCGGCGTTCTACCCGTGCTACGGCATGGCGGAGACCACGCTGGTCGTCTCCGGCGGCTCCGCGGCGAAACCCATCATCCGCAACGTGGCGGCGGTGGCGCTGGAGGAGGGGCGGGTGGTGGAGGTGGAGGGCGGGCCCGCGAGCGACGGCACACGCGCGCTCGTGAGCTGTGGCCGGAGCTGGCTGGAGAAGGTGCGGGTGGTGGACCCCACCACGCGCACGGTGTGCCCCGAGGACCGGGTGGGCGAGGTCTGGGTCTCCAGTGGCAGCGTGGCCCAGGGCTATTGGAACCGGCCGGAGCAGACGGAGGAGTCCTTCCGGGCGCGCCTGGCGGGCACCGGCGAGGGCCCGTTCCTGCGCACCGGGGACCTGGGGTTCTTCCGGGGCGAGGAGCTCGTCATCACCGGCCGCCTGAAGGACGTCATCATCATCCGCGGCCGCAACCACTATCCGCAGGACATCGAGCAGACGGTGGAGGAGTGCCATCCGGCGCTCAAGGCCAGCGGCGGGGCCGCGTTCTCCATCGAGGTGGAGGACGAGGAGCGGCTCGTCGTCATCCAGGAGGTCGAGCGCAGCTACCTGCGCAACCTGGATGTGGCGGACGTGACGGCCAGCATCCGGCAGGCCGTGGCGGAGCAGCACGAGCTCCACGTCCATGCCGTGGTGCTCATCAAGACGAGCAGCATCCTCAAGACGTCCAGCGGGAAGATTCAGCGCCAGGCCTGCCGCAAGGCCTTCCTCGAGGGGACGCTGAGCGTCGTGGGGCAGTGGGTGGAGAACCTCCACGCCGAGCGGAGCGCGGCCCCGGCGGTGCAGCAGGGTGTGTACACCGAGGAGGCCATCCAGAGCTGGCTGCTCGGCCGCATGGCCCAGTACCTCGGCATCGCGGCGGAGGAGATCGACGTGAAGGATCCCTTCGCCCGCTACGGCCTGGACTCGGCGGTGGCGGTGAGCCTCACGGGCGAGCTGGCCGGATGGTTGGGCCGGGAGTTCGAGCCCACCCTGTTCTGGGAGCACCCCAGCGCGGAAGTGCTGGCCCGTCACCTGGTCAATGAACTGAAGCAGTGA